The Thiomicrorhabdus lithotrophica DNA segment TAAAGTGTTTGCTATAAAGCATGTTTTACCCTATATAGATACTGAAAAAATGGCGCGTTACGTTATGGGTAAATATTGGCGTGTGGCAACGGATTTACAAAAACAAGCTTTTGTAGATGCATTCACCAACACCATGATTCGTTCATATTCACAAAGTTTACTTAAATTACGTATTGAATCTGTTGAGGTGGAAAAAGCGCGTGAAGAGAAGCCTGGTAGGGTGACGGTTGCCTCTAAGGTAACTCAGTCTGACGGTAATAAGTCAGATGTTATCTATCGCGTTTATTTAAATAAGTCTACCAAAAAGTGGATGCTTTATGATGTCGCCGTGGAAGGGATTAGTATGCTGTTAAGCTATCGTAAAGCTTATGGTTCAGATATCAGTAAAAAGGGATTAGATGCAGTAATTGCAGAAATGCAGGAAAAAAACTCTGACTTTAATGGTCAAGTTTCATCGTGAATAGCTCAGTAGTTATGAACGATAACGGACAGTGGCATGATGCTGAGGCTAGGCTGGTTTTACCTGCTCAGCTAACGATAGATGTCTTAGCCGTTATGCTAAAAAAAAATAAATGGTTAGCTCTACCAGTAAAACAAGTTGATTTTAGCCAAGTTGAAAAAGCAGATAGCGCAATTTTAGCTGTTCTATTAGTCTGGGCGTCAAACATTGAAGGTAAACTCCAAGTTAAGCAACTTCCTGACGAGTTATATACCCTTGTCAATCTTTATGACTTGGATTCAGAGTTTTCACTTATTTAGTCTTTTGGTTCTCATAAACGTAACCAATTAAGACTTTAAAACAATATTTAAACGAATAGGGCTTTAGGCCCTATTTTTTATCTAACAAACACAAAGGTTTATTAATGGCGTTAGCTGTGCAGTTCAATCAAGTTGTCAAAAACTATGAAGATTTACAGGCATTAAAAGGCGTGAGCTTTGATGTTGAAGAGGGGGCTTTTTTTGGGTTGTTAGGACCTAATGGTGCCGGCAAATCCACCTTGATTAATGCTATGTCAGGGCTGGTTGTTCCAACGTCTGGAAATATTCAGGTACAAGGTTATGATGTCATTGATGACTATCGTCAAACTCGTCGCCTACTGGGTCTGGTTCCACAAGAGTTGATCGCGGATCCCTTTTTTTCAATCAAAGAATTATTGGAACTGCAGTCCGGTTATTTTGGGATGAAAGGAGCTGAACAAAAACGTTGGATAGGTGAACTATTAGAAAGATTAGCGCTCTCGGATAAGGCTGATGCTAATACTAATCAACTTTCAGGTGGAATGAAGCGTCGAGTGCTGATTGCTATGGCGCTGGTGCACAAACCAAAAGTATTAGTGTTGGATGAACCAACGGCGGGTGTGGATGTGGATTTACGCCGTACTCTTTGGGAATTTACCAAAGAGCTTCACCAGCAAGGCCATACGATTATTCTGACCACACACTATTTGGAAGAGGCTGAAGCTTTATGTGATCGTGTTGCGATTATGCAAAAAGGTCAAATAAAGGCTTTAGATGATACGCAGACTTTATTGTCTAAACACCCTTATCGCTATTTGCGAGTGAATGTGTCTAATCCAAAAGTCGATTTAATTGCGCCACTTGCTGAACGTTTAGTAGAAAAAGAATCCAATGGTTTTGTGTTTCAAGTGGATAAAACCAGCTCGATGACCGAAACGCTAGGGTTGATGGAAAAGTCAGGGTTGGATGTTACTGATGTCAGTAGTCGAGATGCCACGTTGGAAGAGGTCTTTTTAGACTTAACTTCAGAAGGGGGCGTTTAAATGTTTAACTTTACCGGTTTTTGGGCGCTTTTTATTAAAGAAATACGTCGTTTTTATTCTGTAGTAGTACAAACGGTGTTTGCGCCAGTCGTGTCGACTTTGCTGTATTTATTGGTTTTTGGCCAAGTTATTGCCTCTCAAATAGAAACCTATTCTGGTCTTTCATACAGTCAGTTTTTAATACCAGGCCTGGTGATGATGGCAATTTTGCAAAACGCCTTTGCTAATACATCATCAAGTCTAATCCAGTCAA contains these protein-coding regions:
- a CDS encoding MlaC/ttg2D family ABC transporter substrate-binding protein; the encoded protein is MRLIRTKSLKLAFIGLLGFVFSVVACAQVETISQDDPEKMVLSVSNKVISELNENRELLESSSADVKVFAIKHVLPYIDTEKMARYVMGKYWRVATDLQKQAFVDAFTNTMIRSYSQSLLKLRIESVEVEKAREEKPGRVTVASKVTQSDGNKSDVIYRVYLNKSTKKWMLYDVAVEGISMLLSYRKAYGSDISKKGLDAVIAEMQEKNSDFNGQVSS
- a CDS encoding STAS domain-containing protein, translating into MNSSVVMNDNGQWHDAEARLVLPAQLTIDVLAVMLKKNKWLALPVKQVDFSQVEKADSAILAVLLVWASNIEGKLQVKQLPDELYTLVNLYDLDSEFSLI
- a CDS encoding ABC transporter ATP-binding protein → MALAVQFNQVVKNYEDLQALKGVSFDVEEGAFFGLLGPNGAGKSTLINAMSGLVVPTSGNIQVQGYDVIDDYRQTRRLLGLVPQELIADPFFSIKELLELQSGYFGMKGAEQKRWIGELLERLALSDKADANTNQLSGGMKRRVLIAMALVHKPKVLVLDEPTAGVDVDLRRTLWEFTKELHQQGHTIILTTHYLEEAEALCDRVAIMQKGQIKALDDTQTLLSKHPYRYLRVNVSNPKVDLIAPLAERLVEKESNGFVFQVDKTSSMTETLGLMEKSGLDVTDVSSRDATLEEVFLDLTSEGGV